A genomic region of Exiguobacterium oxidotolerans JCM 12280 contains the following coding sequences:
- the pulA gene encoding type I pullulanase, with protein sequence MTKMKSSELALMHPQLISAEFLTFQTILVESKQSFTKEDVQLVSNQTIIDYAVISQQQDGGVERLILEVEGAIELESVYELVSATQGRIRIFPGRVVQTSLFDRKYSYEGPLGVMMDDGMLSLFVWSPIAERIECVVYDSTESVLKTSEMKRGDRGVYQITLAREYEHTRYRYRVTTYLGTTEIVDPYAKAVTANGQFGVLSDVDQEIRQRFPKRKKRPILVKPTDAVIYEAHIRDFTIDATSGSTHPGQYLGVSERGTRSPAGKKTGLDYVLDLGVTHVQLLPVHFFGSTDEITRSPYNWGYDPVNWFALAGSYASDATNPRTRIFEYVEMIDQLHASGIRVTFDVVMNHVYIREQAALEHLVPGYYFRYELDGTLANGTGVGNDTASERFMMKRLIVDCVTYFAEVLQIDAFRFDLMGIHDVETMNSLRTAFDGIDPTILIYGEGWDLSTPLPDRRKATSASAARMPGIGHFNDVFRDALKGSTFNEHDRGFVSGDLWKEGEVRNGIAGSVTLENQTYGRFPEPTYSINYVEAHDNHTLFDKLSLARPDLDEKQLLHMSRLAQTIVILAEGIPFLHAGQEFGRTKQGVENSYNAPDAINRLDWTLRDRHFEMVDYIKNILQIRRMHGGFRLHRANQIQESLHFLPMRPGVIAYEVDAIHSYDAWQRTLVVHNVTDETIEIALDHPMWNLHVQGDEASVTPIEKGVAKIKVLPLSTTIATC encoded by the coding sequence ATGACGAAAATGAAAAGTAGCGAACTAGCGCTGATGCACCCACAATTAATTTCAGCGGAATTTTTGACGTTTCAAACGATTTTGGTCGAATCGAAACAGTCATTCACTAAAGAAGACGTGCAGTTAGTTTCAAATCAGACAATCATCGATTATGCTGTCATTTCGCAACAACAAGACGGTGGAGTCGAACGTCTCATTTTGGAAGTAGAGGGAGCGATTGAGTTAGAGAGTGTGTATGAATTAGTGAGTGCGACACAAGGCCGGATTCGAATCTTTCCGGGGCGTGTTGTTCAAACATCGTTGTTCGATCGTAAATATAGTTACGAAGGGCCGCTGGGCGTCATGATGGATGATGGGATGTTATCACTTTTTGTCTGGTCACCAATTGCGGAACGTATCGAATGTGTCGTCTACGATTCAACAGAATCAGTTCTGAAAACGAGCGAGATGAAACGGGGCGATCGTGGTGTTTATCAAATTACGTTAGCTCGTGAATATGAACACACCCGATACCGTTATCGCGTGACAACGTACTTAGGGACGACCGAAATCGTCGATCCATATGCGAAAGCAGTGACGGCGAACGGGCAGTTCGGCGTCCTGTCAGATGTCGACCAAGAAATCAGGCAGCGATTTCCGAAGCGGAAAAAACGTCCGATTCTCGTGAAACCAACGGATGCAGTAATTTATGAAGCACATATCCGGGACTTCACGATTGATGCGACATCAGGATCGACGCACCCGGGACAATACCTGGGTGTGTCCGAGCGAGGGACGCGTTCTCCGGCTGGGAAGAAGACAGGACTCGATTATGTGCTTGACTTGGGCGTGACACACGTTCAACTTCTACCGGTACATTTTTTCGGTTCGACGGATGAAATTACACGTTCACCATACAATTGGGGGTACGACCCTGTAAATTGGTTCGCACTAGCGGGTAGCTATGCGAGTGATGCGACAAATCCGCGGACGCGGATTTTCGAGTACGTCGAGATGATTGATCAGCTGCATGCTTCGGGAATCCGGGTCACGTTTGATGTCGTCATGAATCATGTCTATATTCGTGAGCAGGCTGCACTCGAACATCTTGTTCCTGGTTACTACTTCCGTTATGAACTCGACGGGACGCTAGCGAATGGAACGGGCGTCGGGAATGATACAGCATCAGAACGTTTTATGATGAAACGATTGATTGTTGACTGTGTGACCTATTTTGCGGAGGTACTCCAAATTGATGCCTTCCGATTTGATTTGATGGGAATTCACGACGTGGAGACGATGAACAGCCTTCGGACAGCGTTTGATGGGATTGATCCGACAATCCTTATCTATGGGGAAGGATGGGATCTTTCGACACCGCTACCGGATCGACGGAAAGCTACCAGTGCATCTGCTGCACGGATGCCTGGGATTGGTCATTTTAACGATGTCTTCCGTGATGCACTGAAGGGATCAACGTTTAATGAACATGACCGTGGATTTGTGTCGGGCGATCTTTGGAAAGAAGGAGAGGTTCGAAACGGAATAGCCGGAAGTGTGACGCTTGAGAATCAAACGTACGGTCGCTTCCCAGAGCCGACCTACTCGATTAACTACGTCGAAGCACACGACAATCATACGCTGTTTGATAAATTGAGCCTTGCTAGACCGGATCTTGATGAAAAACAACTTCTGCACATGAGTCGCCTTGCACAAACGATCGTGATTTTAGCAGAGGGAATTCCATTTCTTCATGCCGGGCAAGAATTTGGTCGGACGAAACAAGGTGTCGAAAACAGTTATAATGCTCCGGACGCCATCAATCGATTGGATTGGACATTACGGGATCGTCATTTTGAGATGGTCGACTATATTAAAAATATTTTACAGATTAGACGGATGCACGGTGGTTTCCGTTTGCACCGGGCGAATCAGATTCAAGAATCGCTTCATTTTTTACCGATGCGACCGGGTGTCATCGCTTACGAAGTGGATGCAATTCACTCTTATGATGCCTGGCAGCGAACACTCGTCGTGCATAATGTGACGGATGAAACAATCGAGATTGCGCTCGATCATCCGATGTGGAATCTTCATGTTCAAG
- the thpR gene encoding RNA 2',3'-cyclic phosphodiesterase, which yields MERHYFIAIPVPLLELKQLSEAVNLNHYYQQVYGQEDFHLTLHFLGGLTERELNEWQCRLKEIAATVQPFTLTINHLVTFGNEDRPRVFAAGVEETTSLLRLANQLAPERHKPFVPHITLAKRWNADCEEPLPDMTLQAKINVTELILYEIHPADRPRYRINTLARCGKEQ from the coding sequence TTGGAACGACATTATTTTATCGCGATTCCTGTACCGCTCCTCGAGTTGAAGCAGTTATCTGAAGCGGTTAATCTTAACCATTACTATCAACAGGTCTACGGCCAGGAAGACTTTCACCTGACATTACATTTCTTAGGTGGGTTGACGGAGCGCGAATTGAATGAGTGGCAATGTCGTCTTAAAGAAATTGCAGCTACTGTTCAGCCATTCACTTTGACAATCAATCATCTCGTTACGTTCGGTAACGAGGACCGTCCACGCGTTTTCGCTGCGGGGGTGGAAGAGACGACTTCTTTATTACGACTCGCGAATCAACTGGCTCCGGAACGACATAAACCGTTTGTTCCTCATATCACACTTGCGAAACGCTGGAATGCAGACTGTGAAGAACCATTGCCAGACATGACACTACAAGCGAAAATTAATGTCACGGAACTTATTTTATATGAAATCCATCCAGCTGATCGTCCGAGATATCGAATCAATACCTTAGCTAGATGCGGGAAAGAACAGTGA
- a CDS encoding MFS transporter, translating to MINRQKYHFQALYFFIFFGQGALIPYLTLYFSNDAFRLSGTEIGTIVSIGPILSILLQPLWGIAADRIGRPKRLLLVALLAAAGFTVSYLVTSVYLLLLLIACLWALFQCAHIPLVDTLAIEFSKRKSVDYGALRLFGSAGFALAVFILGQVTEGGALGAIFFASGAALVLAFIVLIGVEESPVSVTVMDRVPISRLFSNKRFLLFLAGGSLVFGPIFANNYYFGSYVTIRGESTALVGTLFFVAVLCEIPFMRIATRMLMRFGAIPVLVLVSILSAVRTGMLALEPPIFMLWLLAALQGGIVGLLIPVALDYVRSLVPASIVATAVSTYMATTTGLATAAFNLMSGFVLQHWTIYAVFWVYTGSSLIGAVLYVISGKIKE from the coding sequence GTGATTAACCGTCAAAAATATCATTTTCAGGCGCTCTACTTTTTTATCTTCTTCGGGCAAGGTGCACTCATTCCGTATTTAACGCTTTATTTTTCAAATGATGCCTTTCGATTATCTGGTACTGAAATTGGAACGATTGTTTCGATTGGTCCGATTTTATCGATTTTACTCCAACCGTTATGGGGAATCGCTGCCGACCGGATTGGACGACCGAAACGGCTGTTGCTCGTTGCGCTCCTCGCGGCAGCAGGGTTCACGGTCAGTTATTTAGTAACATCCGTTTATTTATTGTTACTACTGATTGCTTGTCTCTGGGCATTGTTCCAGTGTGCGCATATTCCGTTAGTCGATACACTCGCCATCGAATTTTCGAAACGGAAGTCAGTCGATTATGGTGCGTTACGTCTATTTGGCTCGGCTGGTTTCGCACTTGCTGTTTTCATACTTGGACAGGTGACAGAAGGTGGAGCACTCGGAGCGATATTTTTTGCGAGTGGTGCCGCTCTCGTGCTTGCTTTCATCGTCTTGATTGGTGTTGAAGAATCACCTGTAAGCGTTACGGTCATGGATCGTGTGCCGATTTCCCGTCTGTTTTCAAACAAACGTTTCTTATTATTTTTAGCAGGTGGAAGTCTCGTCTTTGGTCCGATTTTTGCGAACAATTATTATTTCGGAAGTTATGTTACGATTCGAGGCGAATCGACGGCACTCGTCGGAACCTTATTTTTTGTAGCTGTCCTCTGCGAGATCCCGTTCATGCGGATTGCGACGCGGATGTTGATGCGATTTGGCGCGATTCCCGTGCTCGTTCTTGTATCGATTTTATCTGCCGTCCGGACAGGTATGTTAGCATTAGAGCCACCCATCTTTATGCTTTGGTTATTAGCAGCACTTCAAGGGGGGATCGTCGGTTTGTTGATTCCCGTTGCATTAGATTATGTTCGTTCGCTTGTCCCAGCATCGATTGTGGCGACTGCCGTCAGTACATACATGGCGACGACAACCGGTCTGGCAACAGCAGCTTTTAACTTAATGAGTGGATTTGTCCTTCAACATTGGACAATCTATGCTGTCTTTTGGGTATATACAGGTAGTAGCCTGATTGGGGCAGTGCTCTATGTGATCAGTGGGAAAATCAAGGAGTGA
- the pepV gene encoding dipeptidase PepV yields MVNWKEEVLARREALLTDLKELLRIPSILDETTIQEGAPFGLEVKRALDWMLATGERDGFKTKNVDGYAGHLEYGQGEELLGILCHLDVVPAGGDSWTYGPFNPTLADGKLYARGAIDDKGPTIAAYYALKIVKELGLPLSKRIRLIAGGDEESEWRCVNHYFKHEEMPTIGFAPDADFPIINAEKGLYDGLLIQGKPARTADTGYHLVTFVGGERPNMVPGHATATVHVAEHGSIESSFHAYLEEQGLTGTVKQTAEGLVFDVFGVAAHAMEPDNGKNAALHLARFLSTLHLDYNGRRYIELVMHMFRDSRGVALGVAASDETGDLTINGGVFRYEEGQGTTSLNIRYPHSADFTERLQLIKEAALAYGFDLQTRTHMPPHHVDPEHELIQTLSAVYERHTNQKADLIAIGGGTYARSLTAGVAFGPVFPGGPEVAHQVDEYVDFEELLLAVAIYAEAIYELAK; encoded by the coding sequence ATGGTAAATTGGAAAGAAGAAGTTTTGGCGCGACGCGAAGCACTGTTGACGGACTTAAAAGAGTTGTTACGCATACCGAGTATACTTGATGAAACAACGATTCAAGAAGGGGCGCCGTTTGGTTTAGAAGTCAAACGTGCACTTGATTGGATGTTAGCGACTGGGGAGCGCGATGGGTTTAAAACAAAAAATGTCGACGGTTACGCAGGGCACCTTGAATATGGTCAAGGTGAAGAGCTGCTCGGGATTCTTTGCCATCTCGACGTTGTTCCTGCTGGTGGGGACAGCTGGACGTATGGACCGTTCAATCCGACGCTAGCGGACGGGAAACTATATGCACGTGGTGCGATTGATGATAAAGGACCGACGATTGCGGCATACTATGCGTTAAAAATCGTCAAAGAGTTAGGGTTACCGTTATCGAAACGGATTCGTTTAATTGCTGGTGGAGATGAAGAGAGCGAATGGCGTTGTGTCAATCACTACTTCAAGCATGAAGAGATGCCGACGATTGGATTTGCACCAGACGCTGATTTTCCAATCATCAATGCTGAAAAAGGATTATATGATGGCCTCTTGATCCAAGGGAAACCAGCACGAACTGCAGACACAGGTTATCATCTTGTAACGTTCGTAGGCGGAGAACGTCCGAACATGGTACCGGGTCATGCGACAGCGACGGTCCATGTAGCTGAACACGGATCGATTGAATCTTCATTCCATGCCTACCTGGAAGAGCAAGGATTGACAGGGACAGTGAAGCAAACGGCAGAAGGTCTTGTCTTTGACGTCTTCGGAGTAGCAGCGCATGCGATGGAGCCGGATAATGGTAAAAACGCGGCATTACACCTTGCTCGTTTCTTAAGTACGCTTCACCTTGACTACAATGGACGGCGTTACATTGAACTCGTCATGCATATGTTCCGTGATTCACGCGGGGTTGCATTGGGTGTAGCGGCATCAGATGAAACGGGAGATTTAACGATCAATGGTGGTGTCTTCCGTTATGAAGAGGGGCAAGGGACGACGTCACTCAATATTCGTTATCCGCACAGCGCTGATTTCACGGAGCGTCTACAGTTGATTAAGGAAGCGGCTTTGGCCTATGGTTTCGACCTTCAGACGCGGACGCACATGCCACCGCACCATGTTGATCCAGAACATGAATTAATTCAGACGCTCAGTGCTGTCTATGAACGTCACACGAATCAAAAAGCGGACTTGATTGCAATTGGTGGGGGCACGTACGCCCGTTCATTAACAGCAGGTGTTGCATTCGGTCCAGTTTTCCCGGGTGGTCCGGAAGTCGCGCACCAAGTCGATGAATACGTTGATTTTGAAGAGTTATTGTTAGCTGTCGCGATTTATGCGGAAGCGATTTATGAACTAGCCAAATAA
- a CDS encoding DeoR family transcriptional regulator — protein sequence MKDSTDRMLTRIKSIYLFINENGATTTAELVEEFGITSRTVQRDLNVLEYNNLIVSPRRGTWTSSKKQRQAG from the coding sequence ATGAAAGATTCTACAGACCGTATGTTGACCCGAATTAAGTCGATCTATCTCTTTATCAACGAGAACGGAGCTACTACGACAGCAGAGTTGGTTGAAGAGTTTGGCATCACATCAAGGACCGTTCAACGGGATTTGAATGTGCTCGAATACAACAATCTCATTGTGAGCCCAAGACGCGGTACTTGGACATCAAGTAAAAAGCAACGACAAGCCGGTTAA
- a CDS encoding SDR family oxidoreductase: protein MNIIIIGANGTTGRKMVELIAKQGQHQAIAVVREENQINDLIALGASEVRIGDLTEDMSNVVKDADVTIFAAGAGGASDELTRAVDKDGAIKVIDASKANGIERFIMLSSVGTDNPRGELKVYLESKAAADEHLRESGLDYTIVRPGPLSDEDASGTVEIKEHFESYEDRKVPRADVATLLVTLVDHKTQSRQFEVLSGPFPIAEALRNV from the coding sequence ATGAATATCATTATTATTGGAGCAAACGGAACAACAGGTCGAAAAATGGTTGAATTGATTGCAAAACAAGGACAACATCAAGCGATTGCTGTGGTCCGAGAAGAAAATCAAATTAACGATCTAATCGCACTTGGTGCATCTGAAGTACGAATCGGTGATTTAACAGAGGACATGTCGAATGTCGTTAAAGATGCTGACGTTACGATTTTCGCAGCAGGTGCCGGTGGAGCATCGGACGAATTGACTCGCGCTGTCGATAAAGATGGAGCCATCAAAGTCATCGATGCATCAAAAGCAAATGGAATTGAACGCTTCATCATGCTCAGTTCTGTCGGTACGGATAATCCGCGTGGCGAACTAAAAGTTTACCTCGAGTCAAAAGCCGCTGCCGACGAACACTTAAGAGAGAGTGGACTCGATTACACGATCGTCCGCCCTGGTCCATTGAGTGATGAAGATGCAAGTGGTACAGTCGAAATCAAAGAACACTTTGAATCGTACGAAGATCGTAAAGTCCCACGTGCCGATGTCGCGACACTGCTCGTGACATTAGTCGATCACAAAACACAATCACGTCAATTCGAAGTATTGAGCGGTCCTTTCCCAATCGCGGAAGCACTCCGGAACGTTTAA
- a CDS encoding pseudouridine synthase encodes MRLDKLLSNMGAGSRKEVKQLLKSGAIQVDGEIVLDPKQHVDVETQDILMYGEPVVYQKYIYLMMNKPPGVISATEDKRDQTVIELLFEDVTYFKPFPVGRLDKDTEGLLLLTNDGSFNHALMSPKKHVAKTYYAEVIGTLTEEDVIEVQEGVTLEDGYKTKPGKLVILEATDETSTLELTITEGKFHQVKRMMLALGKEVTYLKRLSIGELPLDSTLEPGEYRELTRGELALFDWTPE; translated from the coding sequence ATGCGGCTAGATAAATTGTTATCCAATATGGGGGCAGGCTCCCGTAAAGAAGTAAAACAACTCTTAAAATCCGGTGCGATTCAAGTAGATGGGGAGATTGTACTCGACCCGAAACAGCATGTCGATGTCGAGACACAAGATATTCTCATGTATGGTGAACCTGTCGTTTACCAAAAGTATATCTACTTGATGATGAACAAACCGCCTGGTGTAATCAGTGCGACGGAAGACAAGCGGGACCAAACAGTGATTGAGTTATTGTTCGAGGACGTGACGTACTTCAAACCGTTTCCGGTCGGGCGATTGGATAAAGACACGGAAGGTTTATTACTGTTAACGAACGACGGTTCATTTAATCATGCGTTGATGTCACCGAAAAAACATGTTGCGAAAACGTACTATGCAGAAGTCATCGGTACGTTGACGGAAGAAGACGTGATTGAAGTACAAGAAGGTGTCACGTTGGAGGATGGATATAAAACGAAACCGGGGAAACTCGTGATCTTAGAGGCAACGGATGAGACATCGACGCTGGAACTGACGATTACAGAAGGCAAGTTCCATCAAGTCAAACGGATGATGCTGGCGTTAGGAAAAGAAGTGACGTATTTAAAACGTCTATCGATTGGTGAATTGCCGCTTGATTCAACACTCGAACCAGGTGAGTACCGTGAACTGACGCGTGGCGAGTTAGCGCTGTTCGACTGGACACCGGAATAA
- a CDS encoding putative polysaccharide biosynthesis protein produces MATVNKKQSTSSSNSGFVRGTMLLSGASLISRALGLIYLFPFQFMVGATGIMFYTYAYNYYAIMIGLATAGIPVAVSKFVAKYNALGEYDTSERLYRSGLKIMSLTGIVSFIALFLLAPYLAHRAIPGGDVNSASYIDAVTMTIRGVSFALLLIPPMSMTRGYFQGHQSMGPTAISQILEQIVRIVFLLAGVSIAIYIFDADAAWAATIATFSAFIGAIGSVAILVYYFRKRAPGLQELRDSQTVQSPERPLTDLYKELLTYAIPIVMVGLSTPLYQVIDQNTMNAALQSIGYTLEAAGNATAYLIADSHKIVLIPVSVATGLSLSATPLLTASFTQGNMKKVKKQISQIYQLAFFVTIPAVVGMILLSQETFHVLFPKDQEAWVYLLSYAPSALFLALYSVTAAVLQGINRQYFTIIATLAGLLTKYLLNAPLIHLTGDGTGAGYATILGYLVATGLMFFRITQTVDFPFSSVLRRTSLIMIISAIMGIGVGLVKWGMVAFLPETTLASLAILIVGAGLGIVIFAGLAIWTGLAEAVLGRKFSMKRGRGNAAR; encoded by the coding sequence ATGGCCACTGTTAACAAAAAGCAATCGACTTCATCCAGCAACTCGGGATTCGTTCGTGGAACGATGCTCTTGTCTGGAGCATCACTTATTTCACGAGCCCTTGGTCTGATTTACCTGTTTCCTTTTCAGTTTATGGTCGGTGCGACCGGCATCATGTTTTATACGTATGCGTATAACTACTATGCAATCATGATTGGGCTGGCGACAGCGGGTATTCCAGTCGCCGTCTCTAAATTCGTCGCTAAATATAATGCACTTGGCGAATACGATACGAGTGAACGTCTGTATCGTTCTGGATTAAAGATCATGTCTTTGACCGGTATCGTTTCGTTCATCGCCTTATTCTTACTTGCCCCCTATCTTGCACATCGGGCAATTCCTGGCGGTGATGTCAATTCGGCTTCTTACATCGATGCCGTGACGATGACGATTCGCGGGGTCAGTTTCGCTTTATTACTCATCCCACCGATGAGCATGACGCGCGGATATTTTCAAGGTCACCAATCAATGGGACCCACAGCGATTTCGCAAATTCTTGAACAAATCGTTCGAATTGTGTTTTTACTGGCAGGTGTTAGCATTGCGATTTATATCTTCGATGCGGATGCAGCATGGGCCGCGACAATCGCGACCTTCAGTGCATTCATTGGAGCAATCGGCAGTGTGGCAATCCTCGTTTACTATTTCCGGAAGCGTGCTCCCGGGTTACAAGAATTACGTGACAGTCAAACGGTTCAATCACCGGAACGGCCGTTAACAGATCTCTACAAAGAACTTTTGACATATGCGATTCCGATCGTCATGGTCGGGTTATCGACGCCACTTTATCAAGTCATCGATCAAAATACGATGAACGCAGCCTTGCAAAGTATCGGGTATACACTTGAGGCAGCGGGTAACGCGACAGCGTATTTAATTGCCGACAGTCATAAAATCGTCTTGATCCCTGTTTCGGTCGCAACCGGATTGTCGTTGTCGGCAACGCCGTTGTTGACAGCATCATTCACGCAAGGCAACATGAAAAAAGTTAAAAAACAAATTTCACAAATTTATCAATTGGCATTTTTCGTCACGATTCCAGCCGTCGTCGGGATGATTTTATTGAGTCAAGAGACATTCCATGTCCTCTTCCCGAAAGACCAGGAGGCATGGGTGTATCTTTTAAGTTATGCTCCAAGTGCGCTGTTCCTAGCGCTTTACTCTGTAACAGCAGCCGTCTTACAAGGAATCAATCGCCAATACTTTACAATCATTGCGACACTTGCCGGGCTACTGACAAAGTATTTGTTGAACGCACCGTTGATTCATTTGACAGGTGACGGAACGGGCGCTGGATATGCAACGATTCTTGGTTATCTCGTCGCGACAGGATTAATGTTCTTCCGCATCACCCAAACGGTCGATTTTCCGTTTAGTAGTGTCTTGCGCCGGACATCGTTAATCATGATCATCAGTGCCATCATGGGCATCGGTGTTGGACTCGTGAAATGGGGAATGGTTGCATTCTTGCCAGAAACGACACTTGCGTCACTTGCGATTTTAATCGTCGGTGCGGGACTCGGCATCGTGATTTTTGCCGGATTAGCCATTTGGACCGGACTGGCAGAAGCAGTATTAGGAAGAAAATTTTCAATGAAACGAGGACGTGGCAATGCGGCTAGATAA
- a CDS encoding NAD(P)/FAD-dependent oxidoreductase, which yields MYDVIVIGGGPSGLMATLASLQAGAKTLLLDKGNKLGRKLAISGGGRCNVTNRKPLDELVQSIPGNGRFLYSAFSQFSNESIIDLFEGFGVALKEEDNGRMFPVSDKAADVVRVLIDQIRAHGAEIQTNAEVASLEFHADGSFAAVLMQDGTRLEANSCVVAVGGQSVPHTGSTGDGYPWAEKAGHTITELFPTEVPILLNDAFIQAKSLQGLSLRDVALTVHGKKDKAIKTHTGDLLFTHFGLSGPIALRCSQYTIKERKRSGERIVHLSVDLFPEESIGALTERFQAALAANPKKTVRNALKGFVPERLLELLFTQIGFGDEVCTQVKKQDFTQLLTTLKRFPLHATGTLDFDKAFVTGGGVSIKEIHPKTMMSKKADGLFFAGEILDIHGYTGGYNITAAFVTGHCAGTNAALLNQTT from the coding sequence ATGTACGATGTAATCGTAATCGGAGGCGGACCGAGCGGCTTGATGGCAACGCTCGCCTCTTTACAAGCAGGCGCGAAAACACTCCTGCTCGATAAAGGAAATAAATTAGGAAGAAAGCTTGCGATTTCCGGTGGTGGGCGTTGTAACGTCACGAATCGTAAACCGCTCGACGAACTCGTCCAGTCGATCCCAGGAAATGGCCGCTTCTTATACAGCGCCTTTTCACAATTCAGTAACGAATCGATCATCGACCTGTTCGAAGGATTCGGCGTGGCGTTAAAAGAAGAAGATAACGGGCGGATGTTCCCTGTCTCGGATAAAGCAGCTGACGTCGTCCGTGTCTTGATTGATCAAATCCGAGCGCACGGTGCCGAGATTCAAACGAATGCAGAAGTCGCGTCACTCGAGTTTCACGCGGATGGTTCATTTGCAGCCGTTCTCATGCAAGACGGCACACGCCTTGAAGCGAACAGTTGTGTCGTTGCAGTCGGTGGACAATCCGTGCCCCATACGGGTTCGACCGGTGACGGGTACCCCTGGGCTGAAAAAGCCGGTCATACGATTACCGAACTTTTCCCGACCGAAGTCCCGATCTTACTAAACGATGCCTTTATTCAAGCGAAATCGCTTCAAGGCTTATCGCTCCGCGACGTCGCATTGACGGTTCACGGAAAAAAAGATAAAGCCATTAAAACACACACGGGTGATTTGCTCTTTACGCATTTCGGGCTGAGTGGTCCGATCGCACTACGTTGCAGCCAATATACGATCAAGGAACGCAAACGCTCCGGCGAACGAATCGTTCATTTATCGGTCGACTTATTCCCAGAAGAATCAATCGGAGCATTGACGGAACGTTTTCAGGCTGCGCTTGCAGCCAATCCGAAAAAAACCGTCCGAAACGCCTTAAAGGGATTCGTACCGGAACGTTTGCTTGAATTACTCTTCACACAAATCGGTTTTGGTGACGAAGTGTGTACGCAAGTGAAGAAACAAGATTTCACGCAACTGCTGACAACATTAAAACGTTTCCCACTTCATGCGACCGGGACACTTGATTTTGATAAAGCCTTCGTCACGGGCGGAGGGGTGTCAATCAAAGAAATCCATCCAAAAACGATGATGTCGAAAAAAGCAGACGGTCTGTTCTTTGCCGGAGAAATTTTAGACATTCATGGTTATACCGGCGGCTACAACATTACAGCTGCTTTTGTAACGGGACACTGTGCCGGAACGAATGCTGCTCTACTCAATCAAACGACGTAA